The genomic stretch ACCTAAATCAATAGTGGTACGTTTACCAGTCTCAATAATTTCTTCTTCTACCTGTTTGCGTACTTTAGCTACCACTTCTTCAATGCGTGCCGGGTGGATACGTCCATCAGTAACCAGTTGGTGTAATGCTAAGCGGGCAATTTCGCGGCGTACAGGGTCAAACGCTGAAAGTACAATAGCCTCGGGAGTGTCATCTACAACAATTTCGACGCCGGTTGCTGCTTCTAAAGCTCGGATGTTACGCCCTTCACGACCGATGATGCGTCCTTTTATTTCGTCCGATTCAATATGGAATACGGTTACAGAGTTTTCGATAGCAGTTTCTGTGGCTACTCGTTGGATAGACTGGATAACGATACGTTTAGCTTCTTTATTAGCTGTCAACTTGGCGTCGTCCATAATGTCGTTAATATAGGAAGCAGCCTGTGTTTTCGCTTCTTCTTTCAAAGATTCAATCAGGCGTTCTTTGGCCTCCTCGGCAGAAAGACCGGAAAGAGCTTCCAGTTTTTCACGTTCTTGCATTTGTAATTTATCCAGTTCATCCTTTTTCTTGTCTATGATGACAATTTGAGCTTCTAGATTTTCTTTGATAGCTTCCGCTTCTGTACGTTTGCGTTGGACCTCTTCCTGTTTTTGGTTCAACATCAGTTCGCGTTGTTTTAGTTTATTTTCGGCCTGCTGAATCTTTTGGTTGCGTAAGGCGACTTCTTTTTCCAGATCAGCTTTTTTGTTCAGGAATTTTTCTTTTACTTCCAAAAGCTTGTTTTTTTTAATTACTTCAGCTTCCGTCTGTGCTTCTTTGATGATGATGTCATACTTAGATTTCAGGCCATATCTGAAAAGCATGTATGATAGGCCACCACCTACAGCGAAACACACAATTGCTATTATTACCGTTGTTATCATTGTTATTAATTTATATATAAATAAAAAACGCACAATCTATCTGTTAAGAACCCTTCTCTTGACAGTATAGCTGTGCGTGAATATCCTTATTAATTCTAAACTATTACTCTCTGTTACTGATCTGTTTTTCAAGTTCTTTGGTTAGCTCCTGTAATTTTTCCTGATAAGGCGCAGTATCATTCCTGTCTTTCATAGAAATATTTTCGAAAGCCAACTCCAGTGCAGCCATTGCCCAATGCCTTGCGGGGCTGAAATCGGGGTAATAACTACGGTATTTGTTTAGTTTATTGTCAATCTGTTTGGCAGCGTCCCTGTATAACTGTTCATCTTCACGACGAATGGTCATCGGGTATCGTTCGTTGTCAATCAGTAGATGTATCTTCATCATATCGTCCATAATACTATCGTTTTATTGTTCAACTTCTTCTATTCGTTTAATAAAGCGATGCATTTGTCGACTTCACGCACAAGCCTTGACAACCGTTGTTTTGTATCATTGATATCTTTATCATGAATACTGATTGTCCTGGCCATTTTCAAATTGGTATACATTACTTCTAATTCTTTCCGGCTATTCTCTAATCGTCTCACCTCCTCGTTTTTTTCAGTGAGAAGTTGCTTTAACTTTGCATTTTCATGTTTCAATTCATCATGCAAATACATAAAATGCCTCAGTTTTGCCTCGAAAGTATTTAATAGCTTTTTGTCTTCTTCAGTCATTTTATACCAAAATTGTACACAAATATAAAGGATTGGGAGCAAACACGAAAATATTTCGTCCTAAATTTATCGTTTATCGTTTAAAAAACTTTTTTAACGTCTTTATTAGCTGTTTTTCCCGTGCTATTCGAATATGATCTTTTTACTATTACATATATCTGTTGAGGATTGTTTACTGTTTTAATGTTTTATAGGATACTATGTGCCAGGTGGTACTGATTGCAATAATCAGGAACAGGATTCTTGCCCAAATGTAGGGTAGTATCCAGATGGCGCAATAGCTTAGGGTAATCCATATTAATGATACGGAAACGATCTTGGCATGTAAAGGTATTGCTTTATGCTCGCGGAAATTGCGGATGTAGCTTCCTAAATATTTTTGTTGGATGAGCCAATAATACAAGCGTGGTGAACTGCGGAAATACATGGCAGCTGTCAGTAATAAAAAGGGGGTGGTAGGCAGTAAAGGAAGAAATATGCCGATAATGCCTAATATGAGTGAGGTCGTTCCTACAATGGTATATAGTATTTTCATAGATGCAAATATAGACCAAAAAACAAAAAAATGCTGTGTCCTTTTTATATTATTCTTTTTTATGGTGTATCTTTGCGTCCTGTAGCACCGAGGTGACATTAGGTGTGAGTTCTTTCTTATTATAATTAAATGCTATGTATACAGTAATTAAACGAATGGAAATTTCAGCTTCCCATAGCTTGAAGCTGTCGTATAGAAGTAAATGTGAGAATTTGCACGGTCACAATTGGATTATTACCGTTTATTGTCGTTCCGAGGTTTTGAACGAGGATGGTATGGTGGTGGATTTCACGCATATCAAGGAAACGGTGATGGGGCGTTTGGATCACCGGAATTTGAATGAGGTTGTTTCTTTTAATCCTACAGCTGAAAATATTGCACGCTGGGTATGTGAGCAAATTCCCACTTGTTTCAAGGTTGAAGTTCGCGAGTCAGAAGGAAATACCGTTATCTATGAGAAGGATTAATGAAATATTTTACAGCTTACAGGGGGAGGGGTATCATACTGGAATACCTGCCGTTTTTGTACGTTTTTCCGGATGCAATTTGAGATGTCCTTTTTGCGATACTCAGCATGAAGAGGGGACATTGATGAGTGATGAGGATATTGCAATGGAAGTGGCAAAATATTCGACTCAAGTAGTAATACTGACTGGTGGTGAGCCAGGATTGTGGATTGATGAAAAATTAGTTGATGCATTGCATCATGAAGGGAAGTATGTTTGTATTGAGACAAACGGCACTTGTCTGCTGCCTGAAAATATAGATTGGGTTACTTGTTCCCCTAAAGAAGGGGCGAAAATAAATCTAGATCGTATAGATGAGGTGAAAGTGGTTTATGTGGGACAAGATGTTTCTGCTTATTTGGATTTGTCTGCCAGTCATTATTTTTTGCAGCCTTGTTCTTGTGCTAATACAGAAGAAGTGATTGCTTACATTTTGCAACATCCAGAGTGGCGGTTGAGCCTACAAACTCATAAACTTTTGCAAATTCCTTAAGAAAGTAGAAGATATAAAAAAAGATTATCCAATGGCGTGGCATTGAATAATCTTTTTTGCACGGGAGGAGAGGCTCGAACTCCCGACACCCGGTTTTGGAGACCGGTGCTCTACCAACTGAGCTACTCCCGTGTTTGCGGCTGCAAAGGTAGTGTAATATTTGGAATATACAAACCTATTTATGAAAAAATATTGTTCATTATTCGTTTAATAGGCCTAACTCATTGAACATGACCCGGTATATTGCTGATTTTTTTTCAATGGGCAACGGGTAGGCACGGCTGGACGAAGGCATTCTGTATAATCGCATTATCCGGTCTTCGAATTCAAAAGGTTCGCTGGTTCCTACAACGGGTTCTTTCACCTTTATTTGTTCACGAATAATATCCGTTGCTTTTTGTCCTGTGGTTACAATAGCCTTGCACATTGGAATCTGCTTCAGTAGCAAACTGATATCTGTCTGTTCTACAACTTCCAGAAATTTGTCTGAGGCATTGTCCTGTAAACGGCGAACAGCTGAAGCGGTATCATAAAGTGCGATACCTTTTTTATTTAAGAGATCAATAATACGTTCCTTGTCAAACACTTTTTTATCAGGATTCAGAAAGTGCTCTTTGTTTTGGAAAAATATTATTCCAAAAATACGCCACATATCATTTTGCAGATTGGGATAAAAGAATTCCATGCTCCATCGTTTCTTTTGTGGGGGAAAACTACCTAACATCAGCAGTTTGGCGTTAGCCGGTAAAAAAGGCTCTAATGGATGTTCTTCTATATTTAATAAGGATTTCATAAAATCTTTAATGATTATTCTTTTGGCTTTGGTTCTTTTTTAGCCAGTAATACGATGTTATACACATATTCCGTCATCCAGTTTTCAGAATATCCTAAGGCTTGTTTGTATTTACGAATGGCAACACAGGTCTTGTGCACGCTTTCGTCTTTCCAGTCGGTCTTGGTCATGATATCATGAATTGTTTTCTCGGTCATGTTACGTAACATTTTTTTCATTACGCTGGGCATACGGAAT from Phocaeicola dorei encodes the following:
- a CDS encoding 7-carboxy-7-deazaguanine synthase QueE yields the protein MRRINEIFYSLQGEGYHTGIPAVFVRFSGCNLRCPFCDTQHEEGTLMSDEDIAMEVAKYSTQVVILTGGEPGLWIDEKLVDALHHEGKYVCIETNGTCLLPENIDWVTCSPKEGAKINLDRIDEVKVVYVGQDVSAYLDLSASHYFLQPCSCANTEEVIAYILQHPEWRLSLQTHKLLQIP
- the queD gene encoding 6-carboxytetrahydropterin synthase QueD; translated protein: MYTVIKRMEISASHSLKLSYRSKCENLHGHNWIITVYCRSEVLNEDGMVVDFTHIKETVMGRLDHRNLNEVVSFNPTAENIARWVCEQIPTCFKVEVRESEGNTVIYEKD
- a CDS encoding YbaN family protein is translated as MKILYTIVGTTSLILGIIGIFLPLLPTTPFLLLTAAMYFRSSPRLYYWLIQQKYLGSYIRNFREHKAIPLHAKIVSVSLIWITLSYCAIWILPYIWARILFLIIAISTTWHIVSYKTLKQ
- a CDS encoding cell division protein ZapA; the encoded protein is MDDMMKIHLLIDNERYPMTIRREDEQLYRDAAKQIDNKLNKYRSYYPDFSPARHWAMAALELAFENISMKDRNDTAPYQEKLQELTKELEKQISNRE
- the rny gene encoding ribonuclease Y, which translates into the protein MITTVIIAIVCFAVGGGLSYMLFRYGLKSKYDIIIKEAQTEAEVIKKNKLLEVKEKFLNKKADLEKEVALRNQKIQQAENKLKQRELMLNQKQEEVQRKRTEAEAIKENLEAQIVIIDKKKDELDKLQMQEREKLEALSGLSAEEAKERLIESLKEEAKTQAASYINDIMDDAKLTANKEAKRIVIQSIQRVATETAIENSVTVFHIESDEIKGRIIGREGRNIRALEAATGVEIVVDDTPEAIVLSAFDPVRREIARLALHQLVTDGRIHPARIEEVVAKVRKQVEEEIIETGKRTTIDLGIHGLHPELIRIIGKMKYRSSYGQNLLQHARETANLCAVMASELGLNPKKAKRAGLLHDIGKVPDEEPELPHALLGMKIAEKYKEKPDICNAIGAHHDETEMTSLLAPIVQVCDAISGARPGARREIVEAYIKRLNDLEQLAMSYPGVTKTYAIQAGRELRVIVGADKIDDKQTESLSGEIAKKIQDEMTYPGQVKITVIRETRAVSFAK
- a CDS encoding uracil-DNA glycosylase family protein codes for the protein MKSLLNIEEHPLEPFLPANAKLLMLGSFPPQKKRWSMEFFYPNLQNDMWRIFGIIFFQNKEHFLNPDKKVFDKERIIDLLNKKGIALYDTASAVRRLQDNASDKFLEVVEQTDISLLLKQIPMCKAIVTTGQKATDIIREQIKVKEPVVGTSEPFEFEDRIMRLYRMPSSSRAYPLPIEKKSAIYRVMFNELGLLNE